The segment ACTATGTAATTTTCCTTGGTTTCAAGTTATGCCCCAAAATAATACGTAATGTCTTCTAAAACCAACATCTAATGTATGTCTGTACGTGTACACTGATGTATATCAACTAAACAACGGACACATGTCTTCATAAAAAAACCTTAAACATGACAAAGCATAAGTGAATAGAGGatgataattattttatttttattattagtacCACGGGAAACTTTGAAATCGATATACTAGCATGTTTTTCATTTTAGGAAAGGAGATACTGCCATATATGGAGCCGAGACCACCGGTGGGGATTCACCGTTACATATTTGTACTTTTCAGGCAGAACTCACCGGTGGGTATGATGGTGCAGCAGCCGCCTTCGCGAGCCAACTTCAGCACCCGAATGTTCGCTGGACATCTCGATCTTGGTTTGCCTGTGGCCACAGTTTACTTCAACGCCCAGAAAGAGCCAGCTTCACGCAGACGCTGATGCACGCAACCAAAATAAAAGAGAGAGCCTTTTCCGGTTTTACCTAAAAACCGGACCGGAAAGAAATATGGGGTTTATATATCAAACCATATTTTGTATCATCCGGTTCtcgactatatatatgtgtagaTGCATATACAATTATACAAATATGTTTATGTTTGTGTGTTATATTAAGTGGCTTGCGTATAATATATGGTTTTCgttttcttttatctttaaataaactaaaaaataaaggTATGTATCAAATTataaagaaacaagaagagaggataaacaaaaaaaatgaaaattctagtATACTgccttattaaaaaaaaaaaatactattagtTCTTAAACCGAAATTCAGAAATATAAATGTCGGTTACAAATTTGATTCGAACAAAATGAACCATTTCCCGTTTAAATAAACTAGTTTCAACCACCACATTTAagttaaaatatatcatattattaattttaaccCAAAACTCAAGAATACAAATGTCAGTTACAAGCTTAATTCCAACAAAATGATTTAATTCTAACTTAAATAAACTAGCTTGCTTGACCGCCGGCTGACTTAAATAAACTAGCTTTTCTTGTTGATCATTAGCCTTCTTCTCCTCTGAACCTATGTAGCTTGTTTTCTAAAGATTTTGATCCACGCACTCTCCTTGAATTTCAACTACATCTTCTGTGGACTCATATCTTTCCTTCTCTCTATTCTCAGAGTCTTGTTTTATTCCAGAATCATCAAAGCTTGGACAAATCGAATGTAACTTCACGTTGATCCACTGAAAAATCTTGTTCGTAAGAGTTTGGTGTTGAAGTAACATCTAGTGCTTCGCCATTGGtttcttagagcatgattattgcAAAGACCCATATTAGGggttcttattattttttaatgctTTTAAGTACAAAAAGTGATTTAAGAGACAAATTTAAGAAACCCTAACATTTAATTGCTCCATTGCAAGGTTCTTACAACATTACTTTCACTCTTCTTATTTGATCTTCTTTAGCCAATGTTGTTCCAATGTCAAAGACGATGAAACAGAAACAAGAAAACCTCAATAAAATGAATCAATAACCAGAACCTTGAAAcatgaaacaaaacaacaaagcaTATCATTCTCATTACTCAAACAGAACAAGAACATTAACATGAAACAGAGACAGAATAAGCAAAACAACGTGTAGTTCCCCGTACGTCTTGTGCAGCATTGTAATTCTTCACGGAATCAGtagtaaaagttatttattaaacCGTTCTAACAGTAGTAAACAAACATCCAGGTGCTGTGAAAAAAATCTATCAATTGAAACAACGATCTTCCTAACAGAGAGCAAGCCATCATTAGATTCGTGAAgctaacacacacacacatatataaacagAGCAATACTCAACTAAAACAACGCAAGCTGTTAAGGGAAACATATGAACCGTTCTAATAGAACCAGTAGTAACTCACCAACGGAACCTGAGACAAAGCTAAGGTAATCTTCTGTCAAACCCAGGCAAAGGGATAAAATATCCAACACGGCTAAGTACAAGCAACACAGACATCACAAACAACCTCCTCCTTATCTCGCTCTTAAAGAACCTTTCCGCTGCGGTATTGAGCACTGAGTTCTCTGGAGGAACAATCTCCACATCCAAAGCAACAGTGATGAAACCAGTGCCCTCGAAATTAGGATTTCATTCAACATGAAGCAACAGACTGTGTCCTGACAAGTGATTGCGCTTTTATTCAATCTCTTTGCTTTGATTCGGTATGAAACAGAGGAAGAGAAGCTTACCCTTTGAGACGAAGCCGTAGGAGGGTTGCTGCAGAAGCGAGATTGGTTGAAGAGGAGGAGAATggtggaagaagaagactcagctttgttgttgttgcagagATAACCGCGGCTCAGAGGTAAGGACGAAGAAGAATGCGACAGCTGTCTCATAAGAGACGTCCCTTGCGGAGCCAAATTAAGAGACGTCTTCTCCgtgttttgtatttttcatttttttttaatcacaatAACCTAAGAGACATGCTTAGGAGACTGCGATAATGGTGCTCTTACAGACCCCACGACAGGAGGGCTTGTTCACTGTATTCTAATTGGTGGAAAAGAAAGCTACGGGAAAGAAATACTCTTGTGAGCACATATGTTGTTGTTCAATTCTAAGGGCAGAAACGAGTTGCTAGAGTTCCATTTTAACCAGTTTCTGTACACCTTTAAACATTGTAATTGTTGCATACACGCCAgcttattaagaaaatacaaattcAAGTGTGACTACTCTGTTCCCTCATTTTGATAGGATTATCAAAGATATCAcattgaaacaaaacagaagcaACTAAAAACAGTAAGATCTCTCACAAACAATATAAAAGATCGAAACCTAGAATTGacataaaacaaaacattattGCAAAATCTCAGTTTGTTGACAAAACAAAAGTGTGATAGATAAAAAACACATCCAAGGAGAGAGACAGGGCAAAGAGATGGGATAAACTAGTAACGGCCAATACCCCAAACTCTGATAACTCCATCGGTGTATCCACTGAACAAGGTGCTTCCATCCGCACTCCAGCTCAGGCTAGTGCAGTAAATAACCTGTCCAAAAAAGTAAATGTTTAAGTCTAGTTTCTCAATCTaggcaagaaaaaaaaacagttcttaccaaaatataaaaacattcaaaaattgccatagatagaaaaatctatatcaGATCTATCGATTACATTCACATATTGATAAAACACTAGCCAACAATATACTGCAATCTATGGCAAACATGTATAAAAGTAAATTCAGACAAAAGAACACAAGACATTTGAGCATCCACATGAAAAACAAACatatttacaaaacataaacaagGATATAAAACCACAATCATAACCATAAGCATGCATCGTTTATTTGCATTTCAATAGATCAATCCAAAAGAACCATTTCTATAAACACTATCCTCTATCAACAGTTTACCTAAACTAAAGAAATATTATCCATACAATAAGCATCAAACTTGCATGTCTTTGTACCTTTCTTTTGGTGGCAGCAGTACCACTTCCATCGGACTTCTCAGCCTCAGCCTTGAGATCAACCTTCAAGTCCTCAACAACACTCTTGCTCTCAAGATCCCAAATCTTAATACCCTGCTCAGTCGCAGCACAAAGCCAGTACCTATTAGGACTAAAGCAAAGAGCGTGAATCACAGAGTTGGCTTCAAGAGAGTAAAGCTTCTTCCCCTCAGCCAAATCCCAGAGCAAAACGACACCGTCTTTGCCTCCACTAGCACACAGAGAACCATCAGGCGACACAGCCACAGTACTAACGTAACCAGTGTGACCAGCAAGAGTCGACCTCAGCTTACAGTTCGACAAGTTCCAAACTTTCACGGTCTTGTCCCACGACGCCGACACAATCGTCGGCTGGAGCGTGTTGGGACTGAACCTAACGCAGCTGACCCAGTCACGGTGCCCTTCGCCTCCTTCGGAGATTGTGTACTTACACTCCCCCAGAGTGTTCCAGAGCTTGATCGTGCGGTCACGGGAGGCCGACACGATCTGACGGTTGTCGAGCGAGAAGGCCACGGAGAGGACGTCTTTGGTGTGTCCGACGAATCTGCGAGTGGAGACGCCGGCGGCGAGGTCCCAGAGACGAAGCTCGCCGTCCCAGCTGCCGGAAAGCGCGAATTGGCCGTCGGAGGAGAGGACGACGTCTTCGACGAAGTGGGAGTGGCCGGTGAGGCGTCTCTGGGCTACGCCGTAGGATTTGTCGTCCTTTGTGAGTTTCCAGACGATGATGGATTTGTCGCGGGAAGCGGAGACGATGGTGTCGGAGTTGTCGATGGGGGTGGCGATTGCGGTGACCATGTCGGTGTGAGCACGCATGGTGCCCTTGAGGACGAGTCCTTCCGCCATTGTCGAAGTCTGGTGAAGCTTAGGGTTATCAGTTTCTCGGGGGAGGCGGAGATTCAGACGAAATGGCGTCGAGAGGTAAGATTCAGTTTATATCAGAGACAACACAATGGATTAGGGTTTACTTTTATTGGGCTTTGATGATTAAGTTTAATGAATGGGTCTTGCGTAAATGGGCTTTTTTTGTACTGGTAagagtttttttggttttacttGGTGTTAAGAATTTACCAATGTTCGAGAATCGGTAACTAGACTAGCGCCTAGACGGATTATTCAGAACCTAAACGAGATCTAGATATTAacgaattattaatttattttatatttatataaaacattttaatttttaattataaaattattatgatgaattattaaaatagatataaaaaacaaaagaaaattaaagtttttgtggatttatactaatatttatttttaaatttatcagACCCATTTAGATTgattttaactaattttaatcGATTTAGGACAATTTAAACCGATATGAATCATATAAATCGGTATAAATCGGATTTTCAAAAAATCGTTTCGGATAAGACCGAGTTAccgcctagaccgatttttagaaccttGGAATTTACTATTGCTaaagaaattattatataacttctaaagataaaacaaaatgcTATGTGTTTGATTGATTACATAGGTGAATGTGTATTTGTGTTGGTACAAACCCTACAGAAAGAATTTTCTGAATttactaacattttttttccaaattatgGACTTGGGCCATCTTATTAATTGGGCCTTTATAACGGGCTTAACTTAAAACAGTACACGTTGCGGATGAGAGGGGAATATAAAAGTTACACCTGGGCAAAAATTACAGCCTCTTTAGAAGCGGCAGTGGTTTTCATTTGGTGGATCCCGTGACgcgcttcttcttcatcttcttctcgcGATAAaacctagagagagagagagagagagctttccCTTTCGTTCATCCCAGCATCAACCATGGGTAGGCTCTCCGAGCtctctttctcctttcttttttcCCTATTTTGATTCTCGTCTGTTATTCCCTTTCCTTACGGCGGATCTGATCTTATCTATATCTTGAGTGCACGCTATGTACCATTGGTTTTTAGAGTCTGTGGATTCGTTTGCTATGGTAGTTGATCTGAAATCGGAAGGAGACTAATCCGTGTGAGAATTAGTAATCGGATTTAGGGGTTTTAGCTCTGACTAAGGTTTGTTTAGCAATCTATCTGTAACTTGAGTGAATTTAGCGATGGATCTATCGAGTGTTTGGATTATGTTATTGGTTAACTGTATACCAACTTCTAGCTCTCGGTAACTTTGTTCTCTTGGTTAGTGACATCGATTCATGTGTAACCCTCTTTTTATGTGAAAGCTGATTGGTTATTAGCTCGTTTTGTGTAATTGTTGAATTTTGCTTGACAAGTATGCTGTAAAATCATTGTTTTGTGGTAACATTTGGgacttttatttttctgttttcaaGTTTCGCCTGTCTTATATCTTTTTTCTCAAATATATGTAGATCTTGAGGCTGACATCCGCGCATTACAGCTTGATTCGGCAGGTTATTCCTGAAGATGACAAGCTTaatcatcttttttttgtttcgcATTGGTGCTAAATGTTTGTGTTGATATATGCTGCAGAAGAAAACAACGGAGTTGTTATCCCGGAAGCTCATAACTCTGATGAAGTTGAGAAATTGGATACAGCAGAAGAAGGTTCATTGTAGCATGAGCAtgacatttttttgtttatgcttTCTTTGTTACACTGTTTAAAATTTGGCTATCTGTGGGTCGTTTATTAGATGCGTAAGACATTAACTAGTGGTTAAGGGAGGGTTATACTATCATGAGATTGGATACTGATTCTAATACTAGGTATCATCCTTGCTTTGCAGACCTGAAAGACAAGGTGGAAGAGTCAGCACCGGTTCCTGATGAGCAACAAGGTTCAATCTTTTATCTTCTCTTTCTGTCTCATTTTTCTTAACGTTTAGTTTAATATATCTGAGTTTGGcgagttttatttatttttgcttgTCATTGGTGGTTTCAGTGTCCGAGGATCATGATCAAGAAGTGCACCATGCAGTGCATAACCCAGCGAAAGGTTCATAGATCTCTCATTCTACAGTCTTCTCATCTTATGAGCGTTCATGTTGTCTGGTTGAAGATTTATTTATCTCTTTCG is part of the Brassica rapa cultivar Chiifu-401-42 chromosome A09, CAAS_Brap_v3.01, whole genome shotgun sequence genome and harbors:
- the LOC103842719 gene encoding guanine nucleotide-binding protein subunit beta-like protein; translated protein: MAEGLVLKGTMRAHTDMVTAIATPIDNSDTIVSASRDKSIIVWKLTKDDKSYGVAQRRLTGHSHFVEDVVLSSDGQFALSGSWDGELRLWDLAAGVSTRRFVGHTKDVLSVAFSLDNRQIVSASRDRTIKLWNTLGECKYTISEGGEGHRDWVSCVRFSPNTLQPTIVSASWDKTVKVWNLSNCKLRSTLAGHTGYVSTVAVSPDGSLCASGGKDGVVLLWDLAEGKKLYSLEANSVIHALCFSPNRYWLCAATEQGIKIWDLESKSVVEDLKVDLKAEAEKSDGSGTAATKRKVIYCTSLSWSADGSTLFSGYTDGVIRVWGIGRY